One window of uncultured Trichococcus sp. genomic DNA carries:
- a CDS encoding iron-sulfur cluster biosynthesis family protein produces MKFTFTDSAIAEIQKRYDLKDISLFYAVGEDCGCPSTGIFMLKVKDAGMAEYDAVIETNIGPVPAQKWALVFLDSENVVDFNERLRAFQLKSERGFLNMNLLLEQTVAQ; encoded by the coding sequence ATGAAATTTACTTTTACCGATTCCGCCATTGCGGAAATCCAAAAACGCTACGACCTCAAGGACATCAGCCTGTTCTATGCGGTCGGCGAGGATTGCGGCTGCCCGAGCACCGGCATTTTCATGCTGAAAGTCAAAGATGCCGGAATGGCGGAATACGATGCCGTAATCGAAACGAACATCGGACCTGTCCCTGCCCAAAAATGGGCGCTGGTTTTTCTTGACAGCGAGAATGTCGTCGATTTTAATGAACGCCTGCGTGCTTTCCAACTGAAGAGCGAGCGCGGCTTCCTGAACATGAACTTGTTGCTTGAACAGACCGTCGCACAATAA
- the gcvPB gene encoding aminomethyl-transferring glycine dehydrogenase subunit GcvPB: MRKTKNVIFELSRPGRIGYSLPKSDVPKTDFRAKLPEHLVRTQPAELPEISELQLMRHYTNLSQDNFGVENGFYPLGSCTMKYNPKINEVTARLDGFANIHPYQPVETVQGALQLMHELQEDLAVITGMDGVSLQPAAGAHGEWTGLMMVRAYHEKNGDLQRTKVFVPDSAHGTNPSSAHIAGFDVVSIPSTAEGLVDLEALRNAVDDQIAALMLTNPNTLGLFERDIVQIAEIIHGAGGLLYYDGANLNAILSKTTPGTMGFDIVHLNLHKTFSTPHGGGGPGAGPVGVKAYLKEFLPIPRVEKTEKGYVLNSDHPASIGPVKGYYGNFGVLVRAYTYIRTMGPVGLRKVSESAVLHANYLRKLLENDFDTPYPVICKHEFVLSGNRQKKGGVRTLDMAKRLLDYGYYAPTVYFPLIVEEALMIEPTETESKETLDDFANALITIAREAAETPETVTQAPRHTPVRRLDEVRAARVVKVKY, encoded by the coding sequence ATGCGTAAAACGAAAAATGTGATCTTTGAATTGAGCCGTCCGGGGCGCATCGGCTACAGCCTGCCGAAAAGCGATGTCCCCAAAACGGACTTCAGAGCCAAACTGCCGGAGCATCTTGTCCGCACACAGCCGGCCGAACTGCCGGAAATCAGCGAACTGCAGCTGATGCGCCATTATACCAACCTTTCCCAGGACAACTTCGGCGTGGAAAACGGCTTTTATCCGCTGGGATCCTGCACGATGAAATACAACCCGAAAATCAATGAGGTGACCGCCCGTTTGGACGGGTTCGCCAATATCCACCCGTATCAGCCGGTGGAGACCGTGCAGGGCGCGCTGCAGTTGATGCACGAACTGCAGGAAGATCTGGCGGTCATCACAGGCATGGACGGCGTTTCTTTGCAGCCGGCAGCCGGAGCGCACGGCGAATGGACCGGCTTGATGATGGTGCGGGCCTACCATGAAAAGAATGGCGACCTGCAGCGCACGAAAGTTTTTGTTCCGGACAGTGCCCACGGGACCAACCCGTCAAGTGCGCATATCGCGGGCTTCGATGTGGTAAGCATTCCGTCGACCGCTGAAGGGTTGGTCGACCTCGAAGCTTTGCGCAATGCAGTCGATGACCAGATCGCCGCTTTGATGCTGACGAATCCGAATACGCTGGGGTTGTTTGAGCGCGACATCGTTCAGATCGCCGAAATCATCCACGGAGCTGGGGGATTGCTGTATTACGACGGCGCGAACCTGAACGCAATCCTCAGCAAAACGACGCCGGGCACGATGGGCTTCGATATCGTCCATCTCAACCTGCACAAGACTTTCAGCACGCCGCATGGCGGCGGCGGCCCGGGAGCCGGTCCGGTAGGCGTAAAAGCTTATCTGAAGGAGTTCCTGCCGATTCCGCGAGTGGAGAAGACGGAAAAAGGCTATGTGCTGAATAGCGATCATCCCGCTTCGATCGGCCCTGTAAAAGGCTATTACGGCAACTTCGGGGTCCTGGTGCGGGCCTACACCTACATCCGCACGATGGGTCCGGTCGGCTTGCGCAAAGTTTCCGAGAGCGCCGTATTGCATGCCAATTACTTGCGCAAACTTCTCGAAAATGATTTTGACACGCCGTACCCGGTCATCTGCAAGCACGAATTCGTCCTCTCAGGCAACCGCCAGAAGAAAGGCGGCGTCCGGACATTGGATATGGCCAAACGCTTGCTGGATTACGGCTATTACGCTCCGACCGTCTATTTCCCGCTGATCGTCGAGGAAGCCTTGATGATTGAACCGACGGAAACCGAAAGCAAGGAAACGCTCGATGACTTCGCAAACGCGCTGATCACGATCGCCCGTGAAGCCGCTGAAACGCCGGAAACCGTCACCCAGGCCCCGCGCCATACACCGGTCAGAAGGCTGGATGAAGTGCGCGCCGCAAGAGTGGTCAAGGTGAAATACTGA
- the gcvPA gene encoding aminomethyl-transferring glycine dehydrogenase subunit GcvPA codes for MTEEQFRYLPDTAEDEKEMLAVIGVESIEDLFTDIPEEIRLKEELAIPAAVSESELLKQMKVLAEKNISSGQMPIFMGAGTYDHYIPSVVDAVISRSEFYTAYTPYQAEASQGELQAIFEFQSMISELTGMEATNSSLYDGFASLSEAVGLAAAVTKRTEIVLSQAVHPNARAVVHAAAKGRGLEVIEVLMEKDVTNFNVTRCLTTPDTAAIVVQYPNFFGSVEDLAVVKKIAEDKGALLIVMANPLALGILEAPGKLGADIVVGDTQPFGLPMSFGGPHCGYFSVNQKHIRKVPGRIVGETLDADGERAFVLTLQSREQHIRREKATSYMSSNQALNALASAVCMAALGKQGVQEMAQLNVDKAAYFAQALQDKGFAILNQSPFFNEFVIDLPFPAEEANQALLEAGIIGGYSLAETYHKPNQLLVCATEKRSKEEIDRFIAVLEGMKHA; via the coding sequence ATGACTGAGGAGCAATTCCGTTATTTACCGGATACAGCCGAAGACGAAAAGGAAATGCTTGCCGTCATCGGGGTTGAAAGCATAGAGGACCTGTTCACGGATATCCCTGAAGAAATTCGTCTGAAGGAAGAACTGGCGATTCCGGCTGCCGTCTCCGAATCGGAACTATTGAAGCAAATGAAAGTTTTGGCCGAAAAAAACATCAGCTCCGGGCAGATGCCGATTTTCATGGGCGCCGGTACTTACGATCATTACATTCCGAGCGTCGTCGATGCGGTGATTTCGCGCTCCGAATTCTACACAGCCTATACGCCCTATCAGGCGGAAGCCAGCCAAGGGGAGCTGCAGGCGATTTTCGAATTCCAATCGATGATCAGCGAATTGACAGGGATGGAAGCGACAAACTCTTCCTTATATGATGGGTTCGCTTCCTTGAGCGAAGCTGTCGGTTTGGCCGCTGCCGTCACGAAACGGACCGAAATCGTCCTCTCGCAGGCGGTCCACCCGAACGCCCGTGCCGTCGTCCACGCCGCCGCAAAGGGCCGCGGTCTGGAAGTCATCGAGGTTTTGATGGAGAAGGACGTCACCAACTTCAATGTGACGCGATGCCTGACGACTCCGGATACCGCTGCGATTGTAGTCCAATACCCGAATTTCTTCGGATCGGTGGAAGATTTGGCTGTCGTCAAAAAGATCGCCGAGGACAAAGGCGCGCTGTTGATCGTGATGGCCAATCCGTTGGCGCTGGGGATCCTCGAAGCGCCCGGCAAACTGGGGGCGGATATTGTCGTCGGCGACACGCAGCCGTTCGGTTTGCCGATGTCATTCGGCGGCCCGCACTGCGGTTACTTCTCGGTGAATCAAAAGCATATCCGCAAAGTTCCTGGCCGGATCGTCGGGGAAACGCTGGATGCCGATGGAGAGCGCGCCTTTGTGCTGACTCTCCAGAGCAGGGAACAGCATATCCGCCGCGAAAAAGCGACTTCCTACATGAGTTCGAACCAAGCCTTGAATGCGTTGGCCTCTGCCGTCTGCATGGCGGCCCTCGGGAAGCAGGGCGTCCAGGAAATGGCCCAGCTGAACGTCGACAAAGCGGCTTATTTTGCCCAGGCCTTGCAGGATAAAGGCTTCGCAATCCTGAACCAATCGCCATTCTTCAATGAGTTCGTCATCGATCTGCCTTTCCCGGCCGAAGAAGCGAACCAGGCTTTGCTGGAGGCGGGCATCATCGGCGGTTACAGCTTGGCGGAGACTTATCATAAACCGAATCAGCTGTTGGTTTGTGCCACCGAAAAACGCTCGAAGGAAGAAATCGACCGATTCATTGCCGTATTGGAGGGTATGAAGCATGCGTAA
- the gcvH gene encoding glycine cleavage system protein GcvH: protein MADHKNFYYTKEHEWVEKITDDTVRIGITEHAAEQLGDIVFVDFVADLDAELAKGDEAVTVESVKSVSEVYAPVSGTVTKQNEALADAPETVNAEPFAGGWMYEMSLSDASELDELLSYNEYEAFVAEEEA from the coding sequence ATGGCAGACCACAAAAATTTTTATTACACAAAAGAGCATGAATGGGTAGAAAAGATCACGGACGATACGGTGCGCATCGGCATCACGGAGCATGCGGCAGAACAATTGGGCGACATCGTGTTCGTTGATTTCGTGGCTGATCTGGATGCGGAATTGGCCAAGGGTGACGAAGCGGTCACTGTCGAATCCGTGAAATCCGTCTCGGAAGTCTATGCGCCGGTTTCCGGAACAGTGACGAAACAGAACGAAGCTTTGGCTGATGCACCTGAAACCGTCAATGCAGAACCGTTTGCAGGCGGCTGGATGTACGAAATGAGCTTGAGCGATGCCAGCGAATTGGATGAGTTGTTGAGCTACAACGAATACGAAGCATTCGTGGCTGAGGAGGAAGCATAA
- the gcvT gene encoding glycine cleavage system aminomethyltransferase GcvT, which translates to MSEPKTGKRTPLFEYYKANGVKLIDFGGWEMPIQFSGILAEHEAVRERAGLFDCSHMGEIEISGSEAESYLNKLLTNGVSVMTIGQAQYNIMCYPDGGAVDDVILFKMDNERYLLVCNASNTDKVYAWMQEHNGSDAILKNISDSIGLLALQGPAAIKILKELTDANLDAIGNYHFIEDQEVAGIPHVLISRTGYTGEDGFELYLAGEQTALLWGKLLAAGEAHGVLPCGLGSRDTLRLEAGMPLYGHELSEKINPLAAGLGFAVKTKKAGDFIGKAALAAIRENGPTEKIVGFEATERGIPREGYKVFSADGAEIGVVTSGTQSPTLKKSIGMALVKSEAATIGTEIQIEIRNKRIQATIIPKPFYKRAK; encoded by the coding sequence GTGAGTGAACCAAAGACAGGCAAACGCACACCATTATTTGAATATTATAAAGCGAACGGCGTGAAACTGATCGATTTCGGAGGCTGGGAGATGCCGATCCAATTTTCCGGTATCCTGGCCGAGCATGAGGCTGTCCGTGAACGAGCGGGACTTTTCGATTGTTCGCATATGGGAGAAATTGAAATATCCGGAAGTGAAGCGGAAAGCTACCTGAACAAGCTGCTGACGAATGGTGTCAGCGTCATGACAATCGGTCAGGCCCAATACAATATCATGTGTTATCCGGATGGCGGGGCAGTGGATGATGTCATCCTTTTCAAAATGGACAATGAGCGCTACCTGTTGGTCTGCAATGCATCCAATACGGATAAAGTCTATGCATGGATGCAAGAGCACAATGGATCTGATGCGATCCTAAAAAATATTTCCGACAGTATCGGTTTGCTTGCCCTGCAAGGACCGGCAGCCATCAAAATCCTGAAGGAACTGACGGATGCCAATCTGGATGCCATCGGAAATTACCATTTTATCGAGGACCAGGAAGTGGCGGGCATCCCGCATGTCCTGATTTCGAGGACGGGCTATACCGGTGAAGACGGTTTTGAATTGTATTTGGCGGGTGAGCAGACCGCTTTATTGTGGGGAAAACTGTTGGCCGCCGGAGAAGCCCACGGTGTGCTGCCTTGCGGACTCGGTTCCCGGGACACGCTCCGATTGGAGGCGGGGATGCCGCTCTACGGGCATGAATTATCGGAAAAAATCAATCCGTTGGCAGCCGGTCTGGGATTTGCGGTCAAAACGAAAAAAGCGGGCGATTTTATAGGCAAAGCGGCTTTGGCGGCAATCCGCGAAAATGGACCAACCGAAAAAATCGTCGGTTTCGAAGCCACCGAAAGAGGCATCCCGCGCGAAGGATACAAAGTCTTCTCAGCGGACGGGGCGGAAATAGGGGTAGTCACTTCCGGAACACAATCACCGACTTTGAAGAAAAGCATCGGGATGGCCTTGGTGAAGTCGGAAGCGGCAACCATCGGCACGGAGATCCAGATCGAAATACGCAACAAGCGTATCCAAGCGACGATCATCCCCAAGCCCTTCTACAAAAGAGCTAAATAA
- a CDS encoding pyruvate carboxylase: protein MKKVLVANRGEIAIRVFRALTELGIPTVGVYAQEDEGSVHRFKADEAYLVGKGKKPIDAYLDIEDLIRIAKDSGADGIHPGYGFLSENIDFARRCQEEGIKFIGPSLEHLDIFGDKIKAKVAAVEAGIQSIPGSDGPVANIDEVIKFAETYNYPIMIKAALGGGGRGMRMAFNEQEAREGFERARSEALAAFGSDEIYVEKYIQDPKHIEIQILGDEHGNIVHLYERDCSVQRRHQKVVEVAPCVSMSDEVRHEICNAALQLMKHVGYVNAGTVEFLLEGDQFYFIEVNPRVQVEHTITEMITGVDIVQSQILIAQGQDLHKEIGIPQQANIPLIGAAIQCRITTEDPLNNFFPDTGKINTYRSPGGFGIRLDAGNGFQGTVVTPFFDSLLVKLCVQASTFDQAVRKMERSLIEFRIRGVKTNIPFMYNVITHPIFVSGDAKTTFIDTTPELFEFPKTRDRGNKTMQYIGNITVNGFPGVQKGHKKFYDKPRIPTDIVVPEQKIITAKNILDEKGPAAVSQWIKDQNRVLLTDTTFRDAHQSLLATRIRTNEMQAIAAETQAAIPQLFSSEMWGGATFDVAYRFLSEDPWKRLKKLRSQMPDTLLQMLFRGSNAVGYQNYPDNGLEEFIRLAAKNGIDVFRIFDSLNWTKQMERSIQYVRDNDKIAEAAICYTGDINDPTQTKYTIQYYKEMAKELESLGAHVIAIKDMAGLLKPQAAYRLISELKDTVNLPIHLHTHDTSGNGIYTYSEAIKAGVDIVDVAMSAMSGTTSQPSMSSLFYALEGSEHEPDINIHNVHKINRYWEDIRDYYEEFEGGIQTTSTEVYDHQMPGGQYTNLQQQANAVGLNDEWDKVKEMYADVNKMFGDIVKVTPSSKVVGDMALFMVQNKLNEEDVYAKGETIDFPESVISFFKGDLGQPTGGFPERLQEIILKGKKAITERPGSMREPIDFVALKAELEEKIQRPASDEDVISYLMYPQIFLDYVAVYDKFGDVTKLDTPTFFHGMRMGEQIEVQIEKGKTLIIKLNSIGEPDSDGMRILYFELNGQGREIEVKDMSITSTKAIRKKAEPTNKEHVGATMPGSVLEVLVKRGDRVSQGDPVVITEAMKMETMIRSTINGVVDQIYVIDGDQIEAGDLLIEIEAK, encoded by the coding sequence TTGAAAAAAGTTTTGGTTGCAAATCGCGGCGAAATCGCGATACGTGTATTTCGTGCACTGACTGAACTGGGAATCCCTACTGTTGGCGTATATGCGCAAGAGGATGAAGGTTCTGTGCACCGTTTTAAAGCAGATGAAGCCTATTTGGTCGGAAAAGGCAAAAAGCCTATCGACGCCTATCTGGACATCGAAGACCTGATCCGCATCGCTAAAGATTCCGGTGCAGACGGCATTCATCCTGGATATGGTTTCTTATCTGAAAATATCGACTTCGCCAGACGCTGCCAAGAAGAAGGCATCAAATTCATCGGCCCTTCTTTGGAACATCTGGACATTTTTGGCGATAAAATCAAAGCAAAAGTTGCAGCTGTAGAAGCCGGCATCCAGTCAATCCCTGGCTCGGACGGTCCAGTCGCAAACATCGACGAAGTCATTAAGTTTGCGGAAACCTACAACTACCCGATCATGATCAAAGCGGCTTTGGGCGGCGGCGGACGCGGTATGCGTATGGCCTTCAACGAACAAGAAGCCCGCGAAGGTTTCGAAAGAGCCCGCAGTGAAGCTTTGGCCGCATTCGGCAGCGACGAAATTTACGTCGAAAAATACATCCAAGATCCTAAACACATCGAAATCCAGATTTTAGGGGATGAGCATGGCAACATCGTTCACCTTTACGAGCGCGACTGCTCCGTGCAACGCCGCCATCAAAAAGTGGTCGAAGTGGCACCTTGCGTTTCCATGTCGGATGAAGTCCGCCATGAAATCTGTAACGCTGCTCTTCAATTGATGAAACACGTCGGCTATGTGAATGCCGGAACTGTTGAATTCCTTTTGGAAGGCGATCAATTCTACTTCATCGAAGTGAATCCGCGTGTCCAAGTGGAGCACACGATCACAGAAATGATTACAGGAGTCGATATCGTACAATCACAGATCCTGATCGCACAAGGACAAGATCTGCATAAAGAAATCGGTATCCCGCAACAGGCAAATATCCCGTTGATCGGCGCTGCTATCCAATGCCGGATCACGACGGAAGATCCCTTGAACAATTTCTTCCCTGATACCGGAAAAATCAACACTTACCGTTCTCCAGGCGGCTTCGGTATCCGCTTGGATGCGGGTAACGGTTTCCAAGGTACGGTCGTAACACCGTTCTTCGACTCCCTATTGGTGAAATTATGCGTACAAGCTTCGACATTCGATCAAGCTGTCCGTAAAATGGAACGTTCCCTGATCGAATTCCGTATCCGTGGCGTGAAAACGAACATCCCGTTCATGTACAACGTCATCACGCACCCGATCTTTGTGTCAGGCGATGCGAAAACGACTTTCATCGATACGACGCCGGAACTGTTCGAATTCCCTAAAACGCGCGACCGCGGTAACAAAACAATGCAGTACATCGGCAACATCACGGTCAACGGCTTCCCGGGCGTCCAAAAAGGCCACAAGAAATTCTATGATAAGCCTAGAATCCCGACCGACATTGTCGTGCCGGAACAAAAAATCATTACAGCCAAAAATATTTTGGATGAAAAAGGCCCTGCAGCCGTGAGCCAATGGATCAAAGACCAAAACCGTGTGCTCTTGACGGATACAACTTTCCGTGATGCGCACCAAAGTTTGTTGGCTACCCGCATCCGCACAAATGAGATGCAAGCCATCGCAGCCGAAACGCAAGCAGCAATTCCGCAATTGTTCTCATCCGAGATGTGGGGAGGAGCTACCTTCGACGTTGCCTACCGCTTCCTGAGCGAAGATCCTTGGAAACGATTGAAGAAACTGCGCTCGCAAATGCCGGATACTTTATTGCAGATGCTGTTCCGTGGATCGAATGCGGTCGGATACCAAAACTATCCGGACAACGGTTTGGAAGAGTTCATCAGACTTGCCGCTAAAAACGGGATCGACGTTTTCCGTATCTTCGACAGCTTGAACTGGACGAAGCAGATGGAAAGAAGCATCCAGTACGTGCGCGACAACGATAAGATCGCTGAAGCAGCCATCTGCTACACAGGCGATATCAATGATCCGACACAAACGAAATACACGATCCAATACTACAAAGAGATGGCCAAAGAGCTGGAATCACTGGGCGCACACGTCATCGCAATCAAGGATATGGCGGGTCTTTTGAAACCGCAAGCGGCCTACCGTCTGATCAGCGAGTTGAAGGATACCGTTAATCTGCCGATCCATCTGCACACGCATGATACAAGCGGAAACGGCATCTATACGTACTCAGAAGCGATCAAAGCCGGTGTCGACATCGTGGACGTGGCCATGAGTGCCATGAGCGGTACGACCAGCCAACCGAGCATGAGCAGCTTGTTCTATGCATTGGAAGGTTCCGAGCACGAACCGGACATCAACATCCACAACGTGCACAAAATCAACCGTTATTGGGAAGATATCCGTGATTACTATGAAGAATTCGAAGGCGGCATCCAGACGACTTCAACGGAAGTCTACGACCACCAAATGCCGGGCGGACAATACACGAACCTGCAACAACAGGCGAATGCTGTCGGCTTGAACGACGAGTGGGATAAAGTCAAAGAAATGTACGCTGACGTCAACAAAATGTTCGGCGATATCGTGAAAGTGACCCCATCCTCAAAAGTTGTCGGCGATATGGCCCTCTTCATGGTCCAAAACAAACTGAATGAAGAAGATGTCTACGCAAAAGGCGAAACCATCGACTTCCCTGAATCCGTCATCAGCTTCTTCAAGGGCGACTTGGGCCAACCGACAGGCGGATTCCCTGAAAGATTGCAGGAAATCATCCTGAAAGGCAAAAAAGCCATCACAGAAAGACCAGGCAGCATGCGTGAGCCTATCGATTTTGTGGCTTTGAAAGCCGAGTTGGAGGAAAAAATTCAACGTCCAGCAAGCGATGAGGATGTCATCAGCTACCTGATGTACCCGCAAATCTTCCTGGATTACGTTGCAGTCTACGACAAGTTTGGCGATGTCACAAAACTTGACACCCCTACTTTCTTCCATGGCATGCGTATGGGCGAGCAGATTGAAGTTCAGATCGAAAAAGGAAAAACTTTGATCATCAAATTGAACTCGATCGGTGAACCTGATTCGGACGGTATGCGTATCCTTTACTTCGAATTGAATGGTCAAGGCCGTGAAATTGAAGTCAAAGACATGTCCATCACGAGTACGAAAGCGATCCGCAAAAAAGCGGAACCTACCAACAAAGAACACGTCGGCGCAACGATGCCGGGTTCTGTATTGGAAGTTCTCGTCAAACGCGGCGATCGCGTTTCCCAAGGCGATCCAGTCGTGATCACTGAAGCGATGAAGATGGAAACGATGATCCGTTCCACAATCAACGGTGTCGTCGATCAGATCTATGTCATCGATGGAGATCAGATCGAAGCTGGAGACCTCTTGATCGAGATCGAAGCAAAATAA
- a CDS encoding acyl-CoA thioesterase, whose product MKNELKPYIHLAQYYETDQMKIIHHSNYIRWFEESRVDFLDQIGANYAKLEEAGIISPVLSVEAHYKTMVRFGDSVYVLTEIDSYSGVKLGLTYRVIDIATGELRTTGKSKHCFLNEEGRPVSLKKVQPHVHDSFEKYRDHIFSV is encoded by the coding sequence TTGAAAAATGAATTAAAACCCTATATACACCTCGCCCAATACTATGAAACGGACCAGATGAAAATCATCCACCATTCCAATTACATCCGTTGGTTCGAAGAATCCCGGGTGGATTTCCTTGATCAGATCGGCGCTAATTATGCCAAATTGGAGGAAGCCGGCATCATCAGCCCAGTCCTTTCCGTCGAAGCGCACTACAAAACGATGGTCCGCTTCGGGGATTCCGTTTATGTCCTGACCGAAATCGATTCATACAGCGGAGTGAAATTGGGCCTAACCTACCGTGTCATCGATATCGCAACTGGCGAGTTACGCACGACCGGCAAAAGCAAGCATTGCTTCCTGAATGAAGAAGGCAGACCTGTTTCGTTGAAGAAAGTCCAGCCGCATGTGCACGACAGCTTCGAAAAGTATCGGGATCATATTTTCAGCGTTTGA
- a CDS encoding CoA pyrophosphatase: MLEDIKKIFAEHEPEPIGDQRNFSVLIPLIRVDGALHVLYEVRGEHISQPGDTSFPGGAVEPGESFEAAAIRETMEELNLKSENIQILGEMDYIMNERAIIHCFVGEIVGVHKEDIRFNKEVQEIFTVPLQYFMDNRPTYYSSTVRLEHPDDFPFELIPNGKDYKFRVGVHCVPFYHLEHHRLWGYTANLTDRFVNILEQNEQSSKKA, translated from the coding sequence ATGCTGGAGGATATCAAAAAAATATTTGCGGAACATGAGCCGGAGCCGATCGGGGATCAACGCAATTTTTCCGTCTTGATCCCTTTGATCAGAGTGGATGGGGCACTTCATGTGCTTTATGAAGTACGGGGTGAGCACATCTCCCAACCAGGGGATACGTCATTCCCGGGCGGCGCGGTGGAGCCGGGGGAAAGTTTTGAAGCGGCGGCGATCCGGGAAACCATGGAAGAGTTGAACCTAAAGAGCGAAAATATACAAATTTTGGGGGAAATGGACTACATCATGAATGAGCGCGCGATCATCCATTGCTTCGTCGGGGAAATCGTCGGTGTGCACAAGGAGGATATCCGTTTCAATAAAGAAGTCCAGGAAATCTTCACGGTGCCACTGCAGTATTTCATGGACAACCGGCCCACCTATTATTCTTCGACGGTTCGGCTGGAGCATCCCGATGATTTTCCGTTTGAGTTGATTCCAAACGGGAAGGACTACAAATTTAGGGTCGGCGTCCATTGCGTGCCGTTCTACCACCTTGAGCATCATCGACTCTGGGGATATACCGCGAACCTTACCGACCGCTTCGTCAACATACTGGAGCAAAATGAGCAATCATCAAAAAAAGCATGA
- a CDS encoding secondary thiamine-phosphate synthase enzyme YjbQ codes for MNQNLFTYRIQTSGKQSLTNIDVYLEDALAKSGVKDGIMVVFCPHTTAAITINENADPDVQKDLNWGYTDTFPNKGSYHHMEGNSDAHIKSSLTGVSETIIVTEGRMLLGTWQSIYFWNFDGPRNRKFHVRIIAG; via the coding sequence ATGAACCAAAATCTTTTTACTTACCGTATCCAAACAAGCGGAAAACAGTCGCTGACGAATATTGATGTCTACCTCGAGGACGCTTTGGCGAAAAGCGGCGTGAAGGACGGTATCATGGTCGTCTTTTGTCCGCATACGACAGCCGCCATCACGATCAACGAAAATGCCGATCCGGATGTGCAGAAGGACCTGAATTGGGGGTATACGGATACGTTTCCGAACAAAGGCAGCTATCACCATATGGAAGGAAATTCCGATGCCCACATCAAGTCATCCTTGACCGGAGTCAGCGAAACGATCATCGTGACGGAAGGACGGATGCTGCTGGGCACTTGGCAAAGCATCTATTTCTGGAATTTCGATGGCCCGCGTAACCGCAAATTCCATGTGAGGATCATCGCCGGATAA
- a CDS encoding tocopherol cyclase family protein — MANKVTHPILFQGDLQKKGPYFEGWYFKSVSADEKTVLSLIPGISLTAEDPHCFIQYSYVYVGEALEKELRTGYIRYPLSAFKCNQSPFVLKVGNSVFSETLVSVHLEEDDFRIEGILKLGPFQKIKRTALSPSIMGFFAYIPNMECYHGVISMNHAIDGTVAIGNKTRDFTGGKGYLEKDWGTSFPEEYVWIQCNHFRDEGTSLFFSVAKIPFRGSSFEGFICSFMLDGEEYRFATYNRSKFTLGLLTDDRIEIEVSHASASLTICAEVIHGGALLAPTEDGMDKIVKEGLSGVVTVDFSDKKTGKNYHDVGNVAGIEVVR, encoded by the coding sequence ATGGCAAACAAAGTGACCCATCCGATCCTGTTTCAAGGAGACCTGCAAAAGAAAGGACCCTATTTTGAAGGATGGTATTTCAAAAGTGTTTCGGCAGATGAAAAGACAGTCCTTAGCCTGATTCCCGGCATCTCGCTCACAGCAGAAGACCCGCACTGTTTCATCCAATATTCCTACGTCTATGTCGGAGAAGCGCTCGAAAAAGAGCTGCGGACCGGCTACATCCGCTACCCCTTATCTGCGTTCAAATGCAACCAGAGTCCTTTTGTGCTGAAAGTCGGCAACAGCGTTTTTTCGGAAACGCTCGTCAGTGTGCATCTGGAAGAGGATGATTTCCGGATAGAAGGCATCCTGAAGCTGGGGCCTTTCCAAAAGATCAAACGGACAGCGCTGTCGCCATCTATCATGGGTTTCTTCGCCTACATCCCGAACATGGAATGCTATCACGGCGTTATCAGCATGAATCATGCCATCGACGGAACTGTGGCGATCGGAAACAAAACCCGTGATTTTACTGGCGGTAAAGGCTACCTTGAAAAGGATTGGGGGACGTCTTTTCCGGAAGAGTACGTCTGGATCCAATGCAATCACTTCCGGGACGAGGGGACGAGCCTCTTCTTCTCGGTGGCGAAAATCCCTTTCCGCGGGTCCTCGTTTGAAGGGTTCATCTGCAGTTTCATGCTGGATGGAGAGGAGTACCGTTTTGCGACCTATAACCGCAGCAAATTCACTTTGGGTTTGTTGACCGATGATCGGATCGAAATCGAAGTGTCGCATGCCTCCGCCTCCCTCACCATCTGTGCGGAAGTGATCCACGGCGGGGCTTTGCTGGCGCCGACCGAGGATGGGATGGACAAAATCGTCAAAGAAGGCCTTTCCGGCGTCGTCACAGTTGACTTCAGCGACAAGAAAACCGGCAAAAATTACCACGACGTCGGGAATGTGGCCGGCATCGAAGTGGTGCGCTAA